Proteins from a genomic interval of Youhaiella tibetensis:
- a CDS encoding ABC transporter ATP-binding protein, whose translation MPTINLRNVEKSYGGGAANAVSDLDLEIGDGEFMCLLGPSGCGKTTTLRMIAGLEHLSDGEIQVGERKVDSVNAGIFVPPEKREMGLVFQSYALWPHLTIERNTDFGLRLRKVPKAEREERVEKVMRTLGIEQYRDRYPSQLSGGQQQRVALARMLAVNPEVLLLDEPLSNLDARLRLEMRAELKRLHNEFKTTIVFVTHDQWEAMTLATTIAVMSEGRLQQVGSPNDIYDRPANRFVAEFVGSPPINILELGDQADGLAAAASRYLSERYPSLSQVSSLGVRPEAVRFTSDASEVKEGSFAVPAEVAGVLPTGGSWIIELVAHGHKLFAVSHELPEVEAGQSVTVWAKPKALHAFDASGRRSQAADALFCPPKVQ comes from the coding sequence ATGCCGACGATCAATCTACGCAATGTCGAAAAGAGCTATGGCGGCGGCGCTGCCAATGCCGTCAGCGACCTGGACCTCGAAATCGGGGACGGCGAATTCATGTGCCTGCTCGGGCCTTCCGGGTGCGGCAAGACCACCACCCTGCGCATGATCGCCGGCCTCGAGCATCTGAGCGACGGCGAGATCCAGGTGGGGGAGCGCAAGGTGGACTCGGTCAATGCCGGCATTTTCGTGCCCCCCGAGAAACGGGAGATGGGCCTAGTCTTCCAAAGCTACGCCCTCTGGCCGCACCTGACCATCGAGCGCAACACCGATTTCGGCCTGCGCCTGCGCAAGGTGCCCAAGGCCGAGCGCGAGGAGCGCGTGGAAAAAGTCATGCGCACGCTCGGCATCGAGCAGTATCGCGACCGCTACCCGTCCCAGCTCTCGGGCGGCCAGCAGCAGCGCGTGGCGCTGGCCCGCATGCTGGCGGTCAATCCCGAAGTGCTGCTGCTCGACGAGCCGCTCTCCAATCTCGATGCGCGCCTGCGCCTCGAGATGCGGGCCGAGCTCAAGCGCCTGCACAACGAGTTCAAGACCACCATCGTCTTCGTTACCCACGATCAGTGGGAAGCCATGACCCTGGCCACCACCATCGCGGTGATGAGCGAGGGGCGCCTCCAGCAGGTGGGCTCGCCCAACGATATCTACGACCGGCCGGCCAACAGGTTCGTAGCCGAGTTCGTGGGCAGTCCGCCCATCAATATCCTCGAGCTTGGCGACCAGGCCGATGGACTGGCTGCGGCCGCCAGCCGCTACCTCTCCGAGCGTTATCCCTCGCTTTCGCAGGTGTCCTCGCTCGGGGTGCGGCCCGAGGCGGTGCGTTTCACCTCCGATGCATCCGAGGTCAAGGAGGGGAGTTTCGCGGTGCCCGCCGAGGTTGCCGGTGTGCTGCCTACGGGCGGCAGCTGGATCATCGAGCTGGTCGCGCATGGCCACAAGCTCTTCGCCGTCAGCCACGAACTGCCCGAGGTCGAGGCAGGCCAGTCGGTCACGGTCTGGGCAAAGCCCAAGGCGCTGCATGCGTTCGACGCCTCCGGGCGGCGTTCGCAGGCTGCCGACGCACTCTTCTGTCCGCCCAAGGTGCAGTGA
- a CDS encoding dual specificity protein phosphatase family protein, whose translation MDATAPRYERPPISLIESDIHPYGISLFVGGMEGASDLELLKANGVTTVINCAVNLDFNYVSDPLSPQGQPVDYGYGDIRYYKLGLIDGPGNPETMFVAGYYLLRGALDQVLPERHTYPRRERGNVLVNCRGGRSRSVALTALFLHLTLPDRYPRLEDALDHVRSQRQLRRDEWFETPKPMLVEAVRRAAGWIRMIESDRTGTAPLQAAV comes from the coding sequence ATGGACGCCACGGCCCCGCGCTACGAACGCCCCCCGATCAGCCTGATCGAAAGCGATATCCACCCCTACGGCATCTCGCTCTTCGTCGGCGGCATGGAGGGCGCCAGCGACCTCGAACTCCTCAAGGCCAACGGCGTGACGACCGTGATCAACTGCGCGGTCAATCTCGACTTCAACTATGTCTCCGACCCGCTTTCGCCCCAGGGCCAGCCGGTGGACTACGGATATGGCGACATCCGCTACTACAAGCTCGGCCTGATCGATGGACCGGGGAACCCGGAAACCATGTTCGTGGCCGGATACTACCTTTTGCGCGGCGCGCTCGATCAGGTGCTGCCCGAGCGGCACACCTATCCCCGCCGCGAACGGGGCAACGTCCTGGTCAATTGCCGAGGCGGCCGCAGCCGGTCGGTGGCACTGACCGCGCTGTTCCTGCACCTGACGCTCCCCGACCGCTATCCGCGACTCGAGGACGCGCTCGATCATGTCCGCAGCCAGCGGCAGCTGCGCCGCGATGAATGGTTCGAGACGCCCAAGCCGATGCTGGTCGAGGCGGTTCGCCGCGCCGCCGGCTGGATCCGCATGATCGAAAGCGACCGGACCGGTACCGCGCCGCTCCAGGCCGCCGTCTAG
- a CDS encoding HAD family hydrolase, which yields MTDNRRVPTGRLCRPKALLLDFGGVIVLTTKNPAWADELAGHVLALLEARGAVAGLTAAMIAEDIKAGSIADSHWKNAMSRPLAPRELRYEEFWGDFVAADWPAEARDVVVAEAKELCRIMGHARSIRRLRDGMLELLDAADAAGVPVGIVSNALAGQVHLDFLAEHGLAARFAVEVHSDAVGLRKPNPDMIRIAAERLDVPVGDCWYVGDNFDRDVLCGTRAGVGGNILMEAGKTYELPYDLRVRPDAIVADPVGLLDLFVTSLKASAA from the coding sequence ATGACCGACAACAGGCGCGTACCCACCGGCCGGCTCTGCCGCCCCAAGGCGCTGCTGCTCGATTTCGGCGGCGTGATCGTCCTCACCACCAAGAACCCGGCCTGGGCCGATGAACTCGCCGGTCATGTGCTTGCGCTGCTCGAAGCGCGAGGAGCGGTGGCGGGGCTGACGGCCGCGATGATCGCCGAGGACATCAAGGCGGGTAGCATCGCCGACTCTCACTGGAAGAACGCCATGTCCCGCCCGCTCGCCCCCCGCGAGCTGCGCTACGAGGAGTTCTGGGGCGACTTCGTCGCGGCCGACTGGCCGGCGGAGGCCCGCGACGTCGTCGTGGCCGAGGCAAAGGAACTGTGCCGGATCATGGGTCACGCGCGCTCGATCCGCCGCCTTCGCGACGGCATGCTCGAACTGCTCGACGCCGCCGACGCGGCAGGAGTACCGGTGGGCATCGTCAGCAACGCCCTGGCCGGACAGGTTCACCTCGATTTCCTTGCCGAGCACGGCCTGGCCGCGCGTTTCGCCGTGGAGGTTCACAGCGACGCGGTCGGCCTGCGCAAACCCAACCCCGACATGATCCGCATCGCCGCAGAACGGCTCGACGTCCCCGTCGGCGACTGCTGGTACGTGGGTGACAATTTCGACCGCGACGTGCTGTGCGGCACCCGCGCCGGGGTCGGCGGCAATATCCTGATGGAAGCGGGCAAGACCTACGAACTGCCCTATGACCTGCGCGTGCGTCCTGACGCCATCGTTGCCGATCCTGTCGGTCTGCTCGATCTCTTCGTCACTTCCCTTAAGGCGAGCGCCGCCTGA
- a CDS encoding inositol monophosphatase family protein: MITPTQSAQLRRVAENAARIAGDPLLDVFRSGMGYSYKRDRHDIVTEHDRASEARIIAEITTAVPDSTIVGEEGGETGQGRVRWYVDPIDGTSNFARGIANWCVSIAAAVDGELVAGVIYDPVAGNMFAADREHGASLNTRPIAVNAEAEEERAVLLTGFPNNKHLRLFGRQALYAHEELLDAFLAIRTLGSGALNLAHVAAGWADAVIGFRTNSWDVGAGAFILEQAGGRYFGFRDGAPATPAFLMPDYIAVGRASAYPSLQAIMTRLTRPAHDEHNEPSKEALGS; the protein is encoded by the coding sequence ATGATTACCCCCACCCAGTCCGCGCAACTGCGCCGCGTCGCCGAGAATGCGGCCCGGATCGCCGGCGACCCGCTGCTGGACGTCTTCCGCTCCGGCATGGGCTACAGTTACAAGCGTGACCGCCACGACATCGTCACCGAGCACGATCGCGCCTCCGAAGCGCGCATCATCGCCGAGATCACCACGGCCGTGCCCGACTCGACGATCGTGGGCGAGGAGGGGGGCGAAACCGGGCAGGGACGCGTGCGCTGGTATGTCGACCCCATCGACGGCACCTCCAACTTCGCCCGTGGCATCGCCAACTGGTGCGTCTCGATCGCGGCGGCGGTGGATGGTGAACTGGTCGCGGGTGTCATCTACGATCCGGTAGCGGGCAACATGTTCGCCGCCGACCGCGAGCACGGCGCTTCGCTCAATACGCGTCCGATCGCTGTCAATGCCGAAGCCGAGGAGGAGCGCGCCGTGCTGCTCACCGGCTTCCCCAACAACAAGCACCTGCGCCTGTTCGGCCGCCAGGCCCTCTACGCCCACGAGGAACTGCTCGATGCGTTCCTGGCCATCCGCACCCTGGGTAGCGGCGCGCTCAACCTGGCTCATGTCGCCGCCGGCTGGGCTGATGCGGTGATCGGCTTCCGCACCAATTCCTGGGATGTCGGCGCCGGCGCCTTCATCCTCGAGCAGGCTGGCGGCCGCTATTTCGGTTTTCGCGACGGCGCACCGGCCACGCCCGCCTTTCTCATGCCTGACTACATCGCCGTCGGCCGCGCCAGCGCCTATCCGAGCCTGCAAGCCATCATGACGCGCCTGACGCGTCCGGCGCACGACGAACACAACGAACCTTCCAAGGAGGCCCTGGGCTCATGA
- a CDS encoding inositol monophosphatase family protein, which produces MSVISALSPASDAISVRAHFCRELALSAGAIARRAFAEREGQPVDLKGPQDFLTETDAAVERHIRARVSEAFPEDGFLGEETGGNVGGPGVWVVDPIDGTANFARSIPHFCISIAYVAEGAVELGAIYNPALDELYFAQRGQGATRNSKPIRVADTRRYDAACVELGWSTRVPNETYLQVLSDILVQGANVRRAASGALGLAYVADGRSDAYAELHMHPWDCLAGLLLVREAGGVTAPFLELDGLAKGGAVLASAPAIAEGISRATGISFL; this is translated from the coding sequence ATGAGTGTGATTTCAGCCCTCTCTCCGGCCAGCGATGCCATCTCCGTTCGCGCTCATTTCTGCCGTGAACTGGCGCTTTCCGCCGGAGCTATCGCCCGCAGGGCGTTCGCGGAACGGGAGGGGCAGCCCGTCGATCTCAAGGGGCCGCAGGACTTCCTGACCGAAACCGACGCTGCGGTCGAGCGCCACATTCGTGCACGGGTGTCCGAAGCCTTTCCCGAAGATGGGTTCCTAGGCGAGGAGACTGGCGGCAACGTAGGTGGACCCGGCGTCTGGGTGGTCGATCCGATCGATGGGACCGCCAATTTCGCCCGCTCCATTCCCCATTTCTGCATCTCGATCGCCTATGTGGCCGAAGGGGCGGTGGAACTGGGCGCCATCTACAATCCCGCCCTCGACGAGCTCTATTTCGCCCAGCGCGGACAGGGCGCTACCCGCAACAGCAAGCCGATCCGCGTCGCCGACACACGGCGCTACGATGCCGCCTGCGTCGAACTGGGGTGGTCCACGCGCGTCCCCAACGAAACCTACCTCCAGGTGCTCTCCGACATTCTGGTGCAGGGCGCCAATGTCCGGCGCGCCGCCTCGGGAGCGCTTGGGCTGGCCTATGTCGCCGATGGGCGCTCCGACGCCTATGCCGAGCTCCACATGCACCCGTGGGATTGCCTTGCGGGTCTCCTCCTGGTGCGCGAGGCGGGTGGGGTGACCGCGCCCTTCCTCGAGCTGGATGGACTGGCCAAGGGCGGCGCCGTGCTGGCCTCGGCCCCGGCCATCGCCGAGGGCATCAGCCGGGCGACCGGCATCTCCTTTCTCTGA
- a CDS encoding ABC transporter substrate-binding protein, whose amino-acid sequence MNGRLTKLALLGLTLTSLSALGGAAGALAEEFDLDALIAAAKSEAPINIYDSTGKIVEMADAFSAKYGVKATGIKVSANSQLEMIIREAQANNVQGDVVMLTDAPASVAQLLPQNFVYSWLPPDMADKVPERYHDPLAVTTNASVWAYNTEVYDSCPVSNIWELTKPEWKGRVAFYDPLLKGTYPDWFNQMATHYDDQMRDAYNAAFSTDLQTDEASATAAWVKAFAGNAPLISDGDDPIAEAVGAPGQKEPFFGLLSSAKFRDNADKGFKLGLCKDLGPWPGWTYTKLALIATGTKSPNLSKLFVHYVLTEEGIAPQAVDGKLPTNVDIKLPADEPSGIGDVLDKLQQYDASTALDDWDARQDWQDFWRVNYKK is encoded by the coding sequence ATGAACGGACGTTTGACCAAGCTGGCACTGCTGGGGCTGACCCTGACGAGCCTGTCGGCGCTCGGGGGAGCCGCCGGGGCGCTTGCCGAGGAATTCGATCTCGACGCGCTCATCGCCGCGGCAAAGTCGGAAGCGCCAATCAATATCTATGACTCCACCGGCAAGATCGTGGAGATGGCAGACGCCTTTTCGGCCAAGTACGGCGTCAAGGCCACGGGCATCAAGGTGTCGGCGAACAGCCAGCTCGAAATGATCATTCGCGAGGCCCAGGCCAACAACGTGCAGGGCGACGTGGTGATGCTGACCGACGCGCCGGCATCGGTCGCCCAGCTACTGCCGCAGAATTTCGTTTATAGCTGGCTGCCGCCCGACATGGCCGACAAGGTGCCCGAGCGCTACCACGACCCGCTCGCCGTCACCACCAATGCCAGCGTCTGGGCCTACAACACCGAAGTCTACGACAGCTGCCCGGTGAGCAATATCTGGGAGCTGACCAAGCCGGAATGGAAGGGCCGCGTCGCTTTCTACGATCCGCTGCTCAAGGGTACGTATCCGGACTGGTTCAACCAGATGGCGACCCATTACGACGACCAGATGCGTGACGCCTACAATGCCGCCTTCTCGACGGACCTGCAGACCGACGAGGCTTCCGCGACGGCCGCCTGGGTCAAGGCCTTTGCCGGCAATGCCCCGTTGATCTCGGACGGCGACGACCCGATCGCCGAGGCGGTAGGCGCACCCGGTCAGAAAGAGCCGTTCTTCGGGCTCCTCAGCTCCGCCAAGTTCCGCGACAACGCCGATAAGGGCTTCAAGCTCGGGCTGTGCAAGGATCTCGGCCCGTGGCCGGGCTGGACCTATACCAAGCTCGCCCTCATCGCCACCGGCACCAAGTCGCCCAACCTCTCCAAGCTCTTCGTCCACTACGTGCTGACCGAAGAGGGTATCGCGCCGCAGGCGGTTGACGGCAAGCTGCCTACGAATGTGGACATCAAGCTGCCCGCCGACGAGCCCTCGGGCATCGGCGACGTGCTCGACAAGCTCCAGCAATACGACGCCTCCACCGCGCTCGACGACTGGGATGCGCGCCAGGATTGGCAGGACTTCTGGCGGGTCAACTACAAGAAGTAG
- a CDS encoding ABC transporter substrate-binding protein, which produces MTFKGRIARGALGAGVFALLATTSLAALAQDFNLDALIEAAKKEGPIGVYDSTGKIVEQSENFTKKYGIQATGTKVKATAQVEMIIREGQAKNIQGDVLLLSDAPAGIVELVPQGFAESWLPPDLADKIPAQYQNPLIITNSANVWAYNTEVYDKCPVSNIWELTDAKWKGKVAMQDPLNKASYVDWFNQMALHADDKVAAAYQDYFGKPLETTEASATAAWVKALAENSPLLTDADEAAAQAAGAPGQKEPFMALISSAKFRGNAESNYKLGLCTGLKPWAGWLYPSVGLIATGTKNPNAAKLFLHYMMTEEGIAPQSVDGKMSTNQDVKLPADEPSGIGAALDQMFTYDTASAADDWDARQDWQDFWRINYKR; this is translated from the coding sequence ATGACGTTTAAGGGGAGGATCGCGCGAGGCGCGCTGGGAGCGGGTGTCTTCGCGCTGCTGGCAACCACGTCGCTCGCCGCTTTGGCCCAGGATTTCAACCTCGATGCCCTCATCGAGGCCGCCAAGAAGGAAGGCCCGATCGGTGTCTACGACAGTACCGGCAAGATCGTGGAGCAGTCCGAAAACTTCACCAAGAAGTACGGCATCCAGGCCACCGGCACCAAGGTCAAGGCCACCGCGCAGGTGGAAATGATCATCCGCGAAGGGCAGGCCAAGAACATCCAGGGCGACGTGCTGCTGCTCAGCGACGCGCCCGCGGGCATCGTCGAGCTGGTGCCGCAGGGATTTGCCGAAAGCTGGCTGCCGCCCGACCTCGCCGACAAGATCCCGGCGCAGTACCAGAACCCGCTGATCATCACCAACAGCGCCAATGTCTGGGCCTACAATACCGAGGTCTACGACAAGTGCCCGGTTTCCAACATCTGGGAGCTCACCGACGCCAAGTGGAAGGGCAAGGTGGCCATGCAGGATCCGCTCAACAAGGCGTCCTATGTCGACTGGTTCAACCAGATGGCCCTGCACGCCGACGACAAGGTCGCCGCCGCCTACCAGGACTATTTCGGCAAGCCGCTCGAAACCACCGAGGCTTCCGCCACCGCCGCCTGGGTCAAGGCCCTGGCCGAGAACTCGCCGCTCCTGACCGACGCCGATGAAGCTGCCGCCCAGGCTGCCGGCGCCCCGGGCCAGAAGGAGCCGTTCATGGCATTGATCTCCTCGGCCAAGTTCCGCGGCAACGCCGAAAGCAACTACAAGCTCGGCCTGTGCACGGGCCTCAAGCCCTGGGCCGGCTGGCTCTATCCGAGCGTTGGCCTGATCGCGACCGGCACCAAGAACCCGAACGCGGCCAAGCTCTTCCTGCACTACATGATGACCGAGGAGGGCATCGCCCCGCAGTCGGTCGACGGCAAGATGTCGACCAACCAGGACGTCAAGCTGCCCGCCGATGAGCCCTCGGGGATCGGTGCCGCCCTCGACCAGATGTTCACTTACGACACCGCCAGCGCGGCGGACGACTGGGACGCCCGCCAGGACTGGCAGGATTTCTGGCGCATCAACTACAAGCGCTGA